A part of Salmo salar chromosome ssa18, Ssal_v3.1, whole genome shotgun sequence genomic DNA contains:
- the LOC106576863 gene encoding mitogen-activated protein kinase 8 isoform X2 — MNKNKRGGEREFYSLDVGDSTFKVLKRYQNLRPIGSGAQGIVCSAYDHNLERNVAIKKLSRPFQNQTHAKRAYRELVLMKCVNHKNIIGLLNVFSPQKSLEEFADVYIVMELMDANLCQVIQMELDHERLSYLLYQMLCGIKHLHNAGIIHRDLKPSNIVVKSDCTLKILDFGLARTAATGLLMTPYVVTRYYRAPEVILGMGYQANVDIWSVGCILAEMVRHKILFPGRDYIDQWNKVIEQLGTPPQEFLMKLNQSVRTYVENRPRYAGYSFDKLFPDVLFPADSEHNKLKASQARDLLSKMLVIDSSKRISVDEALKHPYINVWYDPAEVEAPPPKITDKQLDEREHTVEEWKDLIWKEVYEWDEWTKQNGVIRGQPPPLAQVQQ, encoded by the exons ATGAATAAAAACaagcgaggaggagagagggagttctATAGTTTAGATGTCGGAGATTCCACCTTCAAAGTTCTGAAGCGCTACCAGAATCTAAGGCCCATCGGCTCAGGAGCACAGGGAATCGTCTG TTCAGCGTATGACCACAACCTTGAGAGAAATGTGGCTATTAAGAAGTTGAGTCGGCCGTTCCAGAACCAGACGCATGCCAAGAGAGCATACAGAGAACTGGTGTTAATGAAATGTGTCAATCACAAAAAT ATCATTGGCTTATTAAACGTATTCAGCCCACAAAAATCATTAGAAGAATTTGCAGATGT ATACATTGTGATGGAGCTGATGGATGCCAACCTGTGCCAGGTGATTCAGATGGAGCTGGACCATGAGAGGTTGTCCTACCTGCTCTACCAGATGCTGTGTGGCATCAAACACCTCCACAATGCCGGCATCATACACAGG GATCTGAAGCCCAGTAACATTGTGGTGAAGTCAGACTGTACATTAAAGATCTTGGACTTTGGCTTGGCTCGGACAGCGGCTACAGGTTTACTGATGACCCCCTACGTAGTGACCAGATACTACAGAGCACCAGAGGTCATACTGGGGATGGGCTACCAGGCCAACG TGGACATATGGTCTGTGGGGTGTATTCTGGCAGAAATGGTCCGTCACAAAATCCTGTTCCCAGGAAGGGACT ACATTGACCAGTGGAACAAAGTGATAGAGCAGCTCGGGACTCCGCCCCAGGAGTTTCTGATGAAGCTCAACCAATCAGTAAGGACGTATGTTGAGAACCGACCGCGCTACGCAGGATACAGCTTCGACAAACTCTTCCCTGACGTCCTCTTCCCTGCAGACTCAGAACACAACAAATTGAAAG CGAGCCAGGCCAGAGATCTGCTGTCTAAGATGTTGGTGATCGACTCGTCTAAGAGGATCTCGGTGGACGAGGCCCTGAAACACCCCTATATCAACGTGTGGTATGACCCAGCAGAAGTGGAGGCA CCCCCTCCAAAGATCACAGACAAGCAGCTGGATGAGCGAGAGCATACAGTGGAGGAGTggaaag ACCTGATCTGGAAGGAGGTGTATGAGTGGGACGAATGGACCAAGCAGAATGGAGTGATCAGAGGACAACCTCCTCCTTTAG CACAGGTGCAGCAGTGA
- the LOC106576863 gene encoding mitogen-activated protein kinase 8 isoform X1 codes for MNKNKRGGEREFYSLDVGDSTFKVLKRYQNLRPIGSGAQGIVCSAYDHNLERNVAIKKLSRPFQNQTHAKRAYRELVLMKCVNHKNIIGLLNVFSPQKSLEEFADVYIVMELMDANLCQVIQMELDHERLSYLLYQMLCGIKHLHNAGIIHRDLKPSNIVVKSDCTLKILDFGLARTAATGLLMTPYVVTRYYRAPEVILGMGYQANVDIWSVGCILAEMVRHKILFPGRDYIDQWNKVIEQLGTPPQEFLMKLNQSVRTYVENRPRYAGYSFDKLFPDVLFPADSEHNKLKASQARDLLSKMLVIDSSKRISVDEALKHPYINVWYDPAEVEAPPPKITDKQLDEREHTVEEWKDLIWKEVYEWDEWTKQNGVIRGQPPPLGAAVIDSSPQPASSSSSANDVSSMSTEPSDPTMTSDTDISLDSHTSLGALACCR; via the exons ATGAATAAAAACaagcgaggaggagagagggagttctATAGTTTAGATGTCGGAGATTCCACCTTCAAAGTTCTGAAGCGCTACCAGAATCTAAGGCCCATCGGCTCAGGAGCACAGGGAATCGTCTG TTCAGCGTATGACCACAACCTTGAGAGAAATGTGGCTATTAAGAAGTTGAGTCGGCCGTTCCAGAACCAGACGCATGCCAAGAGAGCATACAGAGAACTGGTGTTAATGAAATGTGTCAATCACAAAAAT ATCATTGGCTTATTAAACGTATTCAGCCCACAAAAATCATTAGAAGAATTTGCAGATGT ATACATTGTGATGGAGCTGATGGATGCCAACCTGTGCCAGGTGATTCAGATGGAGCTGGACCATGAGAGGTTGTCCTACCTGCTCTACCAGATGCTGTGTGGCATCAAACACCTCCACAATGCCGGCATCATACACAGG GATCTGAAGCCCAGTAACATTGTGGTGAAGTCAGACTGTACATTAAAGATCTTGGACTTTGGCTTGGCTCGGACAGCGGCTACAGGTTTACTGATGACCCCCTACGTAGTGACCAGATACTACAGAGCACCAGAGGTCATACTGGGGATGGGCTACCAGGCCAACG TGGACATATGGTCTGTGGGGTGTATTCTGGCAGAAATGGTCCGTCACAAAATCCTGTTCCCAGGAAGGGACT ACATTGACCAGTGGAACAAAGTGATAGAGCAGCTCGGGACTCCGCCCCAGGAGTTTCTGATGAAGCTCAACCAATCAGTAAGGACGTATGTTGAGAACCGACCGCGCTACGCAGGATACAGCTTCGACAAACTCTTCCCTGACGTCCTCTTCCCTGCAGACTCAGAACACAACAAATTGAAAG CGAGCCAGGCCAGAGATCTGCTGTCTAAGATGTTGGTGATCGACTCGTCTAAGAGGATCTCGGTGGACGAGGCCCTGAAACACCCCTATATCAACGTGTGGTATGACCCAGCAGAAGTGGAGGCA CCCCCTCCAAAGATCACAGACAAGCAGCTGGATGAGCGAGAGCATACAGTGGAGGAGTggaaag ACCTGATCTGGAAGGAGGTGTATGAGTGGGACGAATGGACCAAGCAGAATGGAGTGATCAGAGGACAACCTCCTCCTTTAG GTGCAGCAGTGATTGACAGCTCCCCTCAGCccgcctcatcctcctcctcggcCAATGACGTATCCTCCATGTCGACTGAGCCAAGTGACCCCACCATGACCTCTGACACGGACATCAGCCTGGACAGCCACACCTCCCTGGGAGCACTGGCCTGCTGCAGataa